The region TCCCCAGCCAGCGCGCCACCTCGAGGATCAGGTCGAGGGCCACGCCGTCGCCGGCGGCCGCCTCGCGCGACACCAGCAGGGGCGTCAGCTCCGCCCCACCGTCCACCGCCCGCGCCAGCGACCCGCCCGGGGCGAGATCGAGGACCTGGCGGGCGCGCTTGAGCAGGGCCTTGGCGCTGCAGTAGGCCTCGAGGTGCCCCGGCATGCCGCACGGGCACACGCGTGCATCGGGGGAGGGATCGACGAGGTTGTGGCCGCACTCGGCGCCGTGGCTGTGGGCCCCCTCGAGCGGCTCGCCGGCGATCACGATCCCGCCGCCGATCCCGGTGCCCAGCGTGAGCAGGACCGAGCTGCCGAACTCCCGCGCCGAGCCGATCCAGAACTCTCCGTAGCCGGCGGCGGTGGCGTCGTTGGCAAACGAGACCGGCAGACCGCAAGCCCGCGACACCGCCTCGCGGACCGGGTAGCCGTCGAACCCGGGGAGGTTCCCGGCGCGGATGATCGTGCCCGCTTTGAGGTCCTGCGGCCCCGGTGTTCCCAGGCCGACGCGGGCGATCGCCGCCGGCGCCACGCCGGCCATTCCGGCCACGGTGTGGACGCCCGCGCCCATCCGCCGGCAGACGTCGTCGGGGCCCTTGCCGACGAGTGTCGGCTCGGTGTGGAAGGCGAGCGTGCGGCCGTCGTCGTCGACGAGGCCGACTTTGATGTTCGTGCCCCCGAGGTCGACGCCGGCGAACAAGGGCTGTTTCGCGGCTGCCGCCGGGATCCAGTCGGCGTGGGCGGGCATCGGGGGGCCTCCACGAACAACATGGCCCTACCGGGACCGCCGGCAGGGCCATGAATATATGTCGGCGCTCGGGCCGGCGGCGGTCGAGTGTTCCCCGAAGCCGGGGCTGGCCGTCTCAGGAATCGGCCGGGAGCCGGCTGGTCTCGACCGACGGCGTCGGCCCGGTGCAGGCCTTCATGAACTCGACCAGGTCGGCCTTCTCCTCGGGCGACAGCTTGAGCGGCCGGATCTTGTCGCTGAGGTGGGGATTGGGGTGGCCGCCCTTGTCGTACCACTCGACCACCTCTTCGAGCGTCGCCAGCGAGCCGTCGTGCATGTAGGGGGCCGAGAGGGCGACATTGCGCACAGTCGGCGTCTTGAACGCCCCCTTGTCCTTCTTGTCCTTGGAGACGACGTACCGCCCGAGGTCGGGCTCGGGCTTGTCCATCCCGATGCCGATGTTGTGGTACTTCTCGTCGGCGAGGTTGGCACCGACGTGGCAGGCGGTGCAATTGCCCTTTTCGGTGAAGAAGATCTCGCGGCCGCGGCGGGCCGACTCACTCATCGGCGTCGCGGCCGCCGCCCCTTTGGCCGCGGCGAAGCGCTTGGCGAGGTCGGGGTCGTCGGCGATGTCGTCTTCATCGAGGGCGGCGAAGGGGCGGAGCTGCTCGCCATGGTCGTAGGGGGACGGCGCGGTGACGAGGGCCCGCTCGAAGGCGGCGATCGCCTGGCCGACCCGGGCGATCGAGACTTCGCCGAAGATCTTCTCGAACTGCCGCTTGTACACCGGGATCTCGCCGAGCCGCTTGACGACCCCTTCGTGGGTGAAGCCCATCTCGATCGGATTGGCGATCGGGCCGACCGCCTGGGCCTCGAGCGAATCGACGCGTCCGTCCCAGAACTGCTTGCCGGAGAGGATCCGGTTGAACGACACCGGCGAGTTTCTCCCCCCCTGCTGGCCGCGGATGCCGACGCCGGTCTTGGTGTGGGCCGAGTAGCCCTCGGCGGGATTGTGGCAGCTGGCGCAGCTCACCGTCGCGTCGGCGGACAGACGCGGGTCGAAATACAGTTGCCGGCCGAGCTCGATCTTCGCGCGGGTGAGCGGGTTCTCGTCGAGGCCGGTGATCTGCGCCGCCCCCTGGGACAAACCCAGCGGGAGGATCGGCTCGAGCTGGACCGAGTTCTTCGGGTCGGCGAGCCAGGCGTCGATCTGGTCGAGCGTGATCGGCCCCTGGCCGGGAACGCCGGCCGTCAGCGCCGGGTCGCCGAGGAGCACCTGTTCGCGGGTGGCGGCTGCGCTGGCGACGGCGGGCTCGGCGGCGACTGGCTGGGTCGCTGCGGGCTCGATCGCCTTCGGCGCCGCGGCCGGAGTGGGAGCCGCGACCGGTTCGGCCGGGGCAGCGGCGGCCGGTGCCGCCGGACCGAGATCGCGTCCGGCGGCCGCGATCGCCTCGTCGGCCGCGACCTTGGCCTCGTCGCTGGCCACCTTGCCGGCATCGACGGCCGGCGCCGTGGGAGCCGGCCGGACCTCGACCGACTCGACGACCGCGACACCGCGTGTGCCCGGGGGGGCCGCGGCCGGCTGGCAGCCGACGAGCGCACAGGATGCGAGCACCGTCAGGCAGGAGCCCGACCGCCGGGACACGACACCTCGATGGCCGTACAACATCGCACGCCTCCACTCACCTGGGCCGGACCGAACACGCGAACGCTCAGAATTCTAGCGGACCGGGAAACCCCGGGGAGCAGCCTCCCGGGGCCGTTCACTCGCCGAGCAGATCGGCGGTGGCCAGCCATTCCAGTTCGCCGGGATGGCCCGGACCGTCGTCGAGACGGACCGACGCCACTGCCCCCTTCGGCATCCGGATCGCCGCGGCGCCGTCGCCGATCGACAGTGCCACCAGCCGGCCGACGCACGGGGCGTGACCGACCCAGGCCACCTGCCGGGCGTCTTGGGCGATCGTCCAGTCGACCAGCGCCCGCCAGTCGGACCCGGGGGCGAGCGCGGCGATGACCTCGATCCGGGGCTCGCCTCCGACACGCTCGGCGAGGATGTCGGCCGTCTCACGGGCGCGCAGGAGCGGGCTGGTGGCGATGACGTCGATGGCCAAGCCCCCGGCGACGAGTCGGTCGAGCAGCCGGGCGAACCGCTTCCGCCCCTTGCGCGTGAGCGGGCGCGACGCGTCGTCACCGCTGGCCGACACCTCCTCGGCCCAGGCGTGGCGGATGATCGCAAGACGGGTGGTGAGCGTGGGCATGGCGGAAGTGAGAGTGGCGGTCGGGTACGAACCGGAGAGATTGTCGTCACCGCGCCAAGCGCCTGCAAACGGCGCCCGACGCCGGTCAGGAGCGACGCCAGATCGCATCGGCGTCGAGCCCCGCCGCGCGCACCGCCGCTGCCGCCTCGTGCCACCAGCGGCGCGCGTCGACGGGGTACCCGGCCGAGGGGGCGAGCCCCGGCTGGAGCCCGGACCAATGGGCGTTGAAGGCGGTCATCGCCAGTTCGCGGACGTACTTGGCCGTCATGCTCGCCAGGGCCACCGGGACCTGTTCCTCGCCACCGACCGAAAACGCGATCCGCAGCCGTGCCCCCGGCACCTCGTAGCGGCTCACCCGCGCGCTTTCCTCGAGCGGCCGCACGAGGGGGGCGCCAAAGTGGTGGCCGACCAGTGCAGCGTAGGCCTTCCGGCCGCCGTGCCGGTCGCACCACACCTCGGCCACCTCGCCGTCCCATGCCGCGCGCAGCTCGGCGGCGAGGGCGAGGGTCGTGCCCGAGAGGATGTCGGACTTGTTGAGGCCGGCTGCCAACAGCGCGTTGAACGCGGCCGGTTGAATCACCCGGCAGCGGACGGCCGCCAGGCGCACGTGCGTCGCCGCGAGCGCCGCCGCCACCGCCGCCGAGAGTCGCTCGAGCCGTTCTGCCGCCACCGCCACCGGCAGGCGCGCGGCGAGGAACCGTGGCCACTCGGGCACGAGGTCGGCGGCGACGATTCCCAGCCGCTCGGTGAGGTGCGCGCCGTCGGCCGGCACGGACCCAGCGGGGCCCTGCATGCAGGGCGCGCCGGTGGCCAGTGCCGCCAGCACCCCGGCCTCGAGCCCCGCCAGGCCGTGCCCCGATTGGTAGAGCCGCTTCGAGTCGCCCCACGGGGCGCTGCCGTCGACGGTGGCGATGGTGTTCACTCGCGCCAGCCGTATGGCGGGCGCCTCGTCCGCCCCGTCATCGACGAGCCAGGCCGTGGCCGCCACGACCAGCGGCCCGAGGTTCGGCCCGTAGCCGGCTTCGTCGGTACCGATCACGAGCGTCATCGCGAGCCTGGATGCTGGCGGCAGTATTCGTAGATCGCGATCGCCGCCGACGTCGCCGCGTTGAGGCTGTGGGGAAGCCCGGCCATCGGGATCTCGGCGACCCGATCGAGCCGCGCCAGGACGTCGTCCTCCAGGCCGAGGCGCTCGTTGCCCACCACCAGCACCGTCCGCGCCACGAACGTGAATCCGAACAGGCTCTCCGATCCGGTCGTCTGTTCGAGGCCGACCAGTTGCCACCCCTCCTCCTTGAGCCGGTCGAGGACCGGTGGCAGCGAGCGGCGGATCTCGAGGGCCACCTGCTCGGCACCGTCGCGGGCGATGCGCGGCTCGAGCCCCGCGGCGCCGCAGGCGATCACCCGGCGGATGCCGAAACAGCCGCACGTCCGTACGATGTGGG is a window of Planctomycetota bacterium DNA encoding:
- a CDS encoding ROK family protein produces the protein MPAHADWIPAAAAKQPLFAGVDLGGTNIKVGLVDDDGRTLAFHTEPTLVGKGPDDVCRRMGAGVHTVAGMAGVAPAAIARVGLGTPGPQDLKAGTIIRAGNLPGFDGYPVREAVSRACGLPVSFANDATAAGYGEFWIGSAREFGSSVLLTLGTGIGGGIVIAGEPLEGAHSHGAECGHNLVDPSPDARVCPCGMPGHLEAYCSAKALLKRARQVLDLAPGGSLARAVDGGAELTPLLVSREAAAGDGVALDLILEVARWLG
- a CDS encoding c-type cytochrome, with the translated sequence MLYGHRGVVSRRSGSCLTVLASCALVGCQPAAAPPGTRGVAVVESVEVRPAPTAPAVDAGKVASDEAKVAADEAIAAAGRDLGPAAPAAAAPAEPVAAPTPAAAPKAIEPAATQPVAAEPAVASAAATREQVLLGDPALTAGVPGQGPITLDQIDAWLADPKNSVQLEPILPLGLSQGAAQITGLDENPLTRAKIELGRQLYFDPRLSADATVSCASCHNPAEGYSAHTKTGVGIRGQQGGRNSPVSFNRILSGKQFWDGRVDSLEAQAVGPIANPIEMGFTHEGVVKRLGEIPVYKRQFEKIFGEVSIARVGQAIAAFERALVTAPSPYDHGEQLRPFAALDEDDIADDPDLAKRFAAAKGAAAATPMSESARRGREIFFTEKGNCTACHVGANLADEKYHNIGIGMDKPEPDLGRYVVSKDKKDKGAFKTPTVRNVALSAPYMHDGSLATLEEVVEWYDKGGHPNPHLSDKIRPLKLSPEEKADLVEFMKACTGPTPSVETSRLPADS
- the sixA gene encoding phosphohistidine phosphatase SixA, with product MRSGVAPDRRRAPFAGAWRGDDNLSGSYPTATLTSAMPTLTTRLAIIRHAWAEEVSASGDDASRPLTRKGRKRFARLLDRLVAGGLAIDVIATSPLLRARETADILAERVGGEPRIEVIAALAPGSDWRALVDWTIAQDARQVAWVGHAPCVGRLVALSIGDGAAAIRMPKGAVASVRLDDGPGHPGELEWLATADLLGE
- a CDS encoding RNA methyltransferase; its protein translation is MPRFEHIRHRPPDVLAAPRDLVVACAAMRSHVNLSHIVRTCGCFGIRRVIACGAAGLEPRIARDGAEQVALEIRRSLPPVLDRLKEEGWQLVGLEQTTGSESLFGFTFVARTVLVVGNERLGLEDDVLARLDRVAEIPMAGLPHSLNAATSAAIAIYEYCRQHPGSR